The nucleotide sequence GCTGGACGAACTGGACGGCGCGGGGCCGCAGGGCTGGCCGGGCCTCAAGCGGCGCGGGTTTCTGGCGCTGGACGCGGTGTTCGACCGCCTCGGCGGCATTCGGTTTGCGGGCGGGCGGGCCGACAACCTCTTTCGCATCGCCCGCGTGCCGTTTCCGCTGAGCGGGGCGCGGCTGGCGGACAGTACCCCCATCCCGCATGGAGCAGCGGCGCTGGAATTTCACGTCAACAACCCCATTCTGGTGGACCTCGGCCCCCGCGCCTCGGTGCGGCAGGCCCGGCGCGAGGATTTCCGGGTGGTGGCCCGCGAACTTCAGACCCGGCCCGAATACGCGGACGTGCAGTATGTCTTTTGCCTCTCGGCGGTGTCGCCGCTGCTGGGGCTGCTGGGCTTCGAAAACCACGACCTGCCGCCCGCCGACGCCCGCCGCCTGCGCCGCTGGGCCAACGTGCTGCGCCTTGCCTACGGCAACGACCCGAACGCCAAAGCCCCGCAACTGAGTGTGCTGACGCGGGCGGAGTTTTTGCGGCTCTACGGCTGAGAGTTTTAAACTCGAAAGCCATGAACTACGACGACCTCGCGTCCATCTACGACCAGCAGTACGACAGTTACCGCGACGACCTGCACTTCTACGCGGGGCTGGCCGAGCGTGTCGGGGGGCGGGTGCTGGAAATCGGCGCGGGCAGCGGGCGGGTCACGTCCTTTCTGACGCGGCGCGGCGTGCGGGTGCTGGGCGTCGAGCCGAGCGGCGAAATGCGGGCCAGGGCGCAGGCGCGGGCGGCGCGGGAAGGCGTCACCCTCGACATCGTGGAAGGCAGCGTCCAGACGTTTCGCAGCGACGAACGCTTCGGCCTGATTGTCGCGCCGTTCAATGCCCTGATGCACCTGTACACCCCCGCCGAGCAGCTGGCGGCGCTGCAAAACATCCGCGCCCATCTCGCAGCTGGCGGGCAGTTCGTCTTTGACCTGTACGTGCCACGTTTCGGGGCCATGAACACGCTGCGGCACGAAGGCGAGACCTTTCACGCGCCGGACGGCTCACGCACCGACCTCTTTTTATTGCAGCGCCACGACGCGCCCCGGCAGCTCATCACCACCGAGTATTTTGCCGACACTGCCGCGCCGGACGGCACCCTGCGCCGCGCCCACCACACGCTGACCCAGCGGTATTTCAGCCGCTTCGAGATGGAATGGCTGCTGCGCTGCGCGGGCTTTGAAACGCCGCGTGTGACGGGCAGTTTTCAGGGCGGCCCGCTGACCGAGGCCAGCGAAGTGATGGTCTTTCAGGCGCGGGCCGATTCTTCCCCGGCCTGAATGATGCCCACCAGTTCGGTCAGCAGCGCGGTGGCCGAGGCGCGGCTGACCCCCACCCGCCCATGAAATTCGGCCTCCAGGTGCAGCCGCAAGTCCTCGGCGGCGTCGGCGCGGCTGAGCAGGTCGAGCGCGGTGAGCAGGCCGCCCGCCAGCACCGTCAGTTCGTCGCGGGAGATGTCGAGAGTGACGTTTTCGCCCCGGTCGTCGGTCAGCTTCATGGACCTACCCTAGAACAATTCTCTGAAACTGCTTCCCGCCGGGACAGACCTATTCCCCCCGGCGTTTGCGGACCCAGAAGGTCAGCAGGTGTCCGTACATCTTGCTGCGGGCGCCCAGTCCGCTCCAGAAGCCGCGTTTGGTTTCCTTGAGCACCTGCGCGAGCTGCGGGAGTTCCACGTAGGCCCAGCGGGCGTCGGTGGCCTTGAGGTGCGAGGTGATGGCCGGTTCGGGCCAACGCTCGGTGGCGAGCCGGGGCACGCCCAGCAGCCAGTCGCGGCGGCAGGCCCGCTGCCCGCTGAGCTGCGGGGTCATCTTGTTGCCGAAGTCCGACGCGAAGCTGCCTCCCGCGAACACGCCGATGGTCATGTCCAGCGAGCCGTCCAGCACCGGGCGCAGCAGCACGTCGAGGTGCTCGCGGGTCAGGCCCTGAAGGTCGGCGTCGAGCATCACCACATATTCGGCGTCGGTGGCCTGAAGGGCGGCGGCCAGCGCCGGACCCTTGCCCGCGTTTTCCAGCAGCTCGACCACTTTGGCCCCGGCGGTGCGGGCCACCTGCGCGGTGGCGTCGGCGCTGCCGTCGGAGGCCACCACCACCTCGGGCGTCAGGGTCAGGGCGGCCCGGACCACGTTGCCCACCGTCTCCTGTTCGTTGTAGGCCGGAATGACCACCGCCACGCGGGGCGTTGGGGAAGCGGAAGTGCCGACACTCATCGGCCCCCATGCTAAACGATGAAGGCCAGCTCAAGGTCACCCCCGCATGAGGCCGCCATGCTTCTCGAGTAGCAGGCCGATGCTTCTACATCTCTTAATTATACTTAGCGCATCTCGAGGTGATCGAAAGCGTTTCCTCGAAACTAAAAAATAGACCTGATGGGAAATCTATTTTTCTGATTCGTGCGAGTTGCCGGGAGGGTCGTCGCCCTGCGGGTCCAGAGGTGGCAGGGCACCCGTGCCCGGTTTGGGTTGCAGCGCCCCCTGCATCAGCAGCAGGAAGCGGTCCTGCCAGTCGAGCAGCACCTCGCGCTGGTTGCGGTGCCCGCCGTGCAGCAGCGACATCAGGCAGGCGTCCACCAGCAGCGCCGCCAGAAAGCGGGTGTCGGCGTCGGGCCGCAGCTTGCCCTGTTGCCGCATGGCGCTGAGCACCGGCTCGACCAGGCTCACCAGTGTTTGCGCCGTCTGCCACTCCTGCGCCAGGGGGCCGCCCGCCGCGCCCTCACCGGGTCGGCTGCGGCCCAGCACCGCCTGCCCCACCGCGCCCACGAGGTGCTGGTAACGCACGCCGAGGTCGGCCATGCGGGCCGTGACCAGTTGCCACACGGCCTGCGGGGCCGCGCCACTGCTCAGGCGGCGCAGCGCCTCGGCCCGCGTTTCGCCCACCGTGCGCTCGAAGTGCGCGAGCAGCATATGGGTCTTGCTGGGAAAGTAACGGTAGAGGTTGGTCCGGCTGACGAACGCCGCCCGGGCGATGTCCTGGGCGCTCACGCTGTCCAGCCCGGTGCGGGCGAAGAGTTCGAAGGCCGCCCGAGCGATGCGCGTGCGCCGGGCTTCGTCCTGTTCCTGACGGTCCACCTTCATGGTCGGCTCCAGTGTAGAGCAGCGCGGGGCGGTCAAATGTTTTTCCGGGCCGTTCTCCAGCATAGCGTCTGCCCCCTCGCCGCGCTGTAAGGCTTTTCCCTGACGGCAGGCTGACACGCGGGCTAGAGTGCGGGCACCGGAACATCAGAGTTCGTCAGGTCTTTCCCCCGAGGTGTTCCGGTGTGAAGGAGCGTGAACCGTGCAGATCTATCAGCTCTCTGGCCGCAACGTCGAAGTCACCGAAGCCATGCGCGAGTACGTCCAGGAAAAGCTCTCGCGCCTAGACCGGTACAACGACCAGATCACCGACGCCCGCGTGACCCTGACGGTGCGCGACGTTCGCAACAACGAGCGGCGCAACCGCGTGGAGGTGCAGCTCAACGTGCCCCACGGCATCATCCGCGCCGAGGAGCACCACGCGGACATGTACGCGGCGATCGACAAGGCCAGTGACGTGCTTGAGCGCCAGCTCCGCAAATTCAAGACCCGCTACATGAAGCAGCGTCAGGAGGGCCGCCCCGAACCCCTGCCCGGTCCCGCCGAGGCGGCGGTGGCAAATGGTGGGGATATGGACGACGTGACCGAGTTTCATCCCGAAATCGTTCGCCAGAAGCGCTTCGAGCTGCGGCCCATGTCCGCCGAGGACGCCGTGGTGCAGATGGAAGCCCTGGGCCACGACTTCTACGTCTTTCAGGATATGCAGGGGCAGACCGGCGTGGTCTACCGCCGCAAGGACGGGCATTACGGTCTGATCGGCGCGAACTGACGCCCGAGTTTTTCCCTTTTCCGCCCCTGGTCCGTGTAGCCGGGGGCGGTTCGTTGCCCTGCGGCCCTGTTTCCTGCCAAACGTCCGTTCGGTCCGTGCGTGCCAAAATAGCGGCAACGGAGGACACCACCCATGACCGACCTGAGCGCGTGGAAAGCCGTCGCCCGCAAGGACCTGAAAGGGGCCGAGCCGGAGACGCTCAGCCGCGAAACCCCCGAGGGCCTGACCCTCAAACCGCTCTACACTCGCGCCGACACGGCGGGGCTGAACACCGACACCCTGCCCGGCCTGCCGCCCTACACCCGCGGCCCCCGCGCCACCATGTACGCGGCCCGGCCCTGGACGATTCGGCAATACGCGGGCTTTTCCACCGCCGAGGAGTCCAACGCCTTTTACCGCCGCAACCTAGCGGCGGGGCAAAAGGGCCTGTCGGTGGCCTTCGACCTCGCCACCCACCGGGGCTACGACTCCGACCACCCCCGCGTGGTGGGCGACGTGGGCAAGGCGGGCGTGGCGATCGATTCCGTCGAGGACATGAAAATCCTGTTCGACGACATTCCGCTCAGCGAGATGTCCGTCTCCATGACCATGAACGGCGCGGTGCTGCCCATCCTGGCCGGGTACATCGTGGCGGGGCTGGAGCAGGGCGCGCGGCTCGACGAGCTGTCCGGCACCATCCAGAACGACATTCTCAAAGAGTTCATGGTGCGCAACACCTACATCTATCCGCCCGAGCCGTCCATGCGGATTATTGCCGACATCATCGAGTACACCGCGCAACATATGCCGCGTTTCAACTCGATTTCGATTTCCGGCTACCACCTCCAGGAAGCCGGGGCCAACGCCGCGCTCGAACTCGCCTACACCCTCTCCGACGGCCTGGAATATGTCCGCGCCGCGCTGGGCAAGGGGCTGGACGTGGACACCTTCGCGCCCCGGCTGAGCTTCTTCTTCGCCATCGGCATGAATTTCTACACCGAGGTCGCCAAGCTCCGCGCCGCCCGGCTGCTGTGGGACGAGCTGATGAGCCAGTTTCAGCCCAAAAACCCCATGAGCCGCGCCCTGCGGACCCACTGCCAGACTTCGGGCTGGTCGCTGACCGAGCAGGACCCCTACAACAACGTCATCCGCACGGCGGTGGAGGCGATGGCGGCGGTGTTCGGCGGCACGCAGAGCCTGCACACCAACTCCTTCGACGAGGCCATCGGACTGCCCACCGACTTTTCCGCCCGGATTGCGCGGAACACGCAGCTCATCATTCAGGAAGAAACCGGCATTCCCCACGTCATCGACCCCTGGGGCGGCTCGTACCTGATGGAGCGGCTGACCCACGACCTCGCAGACAAGGCCCGCGAACTGATGCGCGAGGTGGAGCAGCTGGGCGGCATGGCAAAGGCCATCGAGTCAGGCGTGCCCAAACTCCGTATCGAGGAGTCGGCGGCCCGCAAACAGGCCCGCATCGACCGGGGCGAGGACGTGATTGTGGGCGTCAACAAGTACCGCCCCACGCAGGACACCCCGGTGGACGTGCTCGACATCGACAACGCCGCCGTGCGCGAGTCGCAGATTGCCCGCCTGAACAGGGTCAGGGCGGAGCGCGACACGGCAGCGGTGCAAAAGGCCCTGACCGCCCTCACCGAAGCCGCCCGCAGCAGCACGGGCAACCTGCTGGCGCTGAGTGTGGAGGCCATGCGGGTGCGCTGCACGCTGGGCGAAGTCAGTGACGCGCTGGAAAAAGTCTGGGGCCGCCATCAGGCCGAGGTGCGGACGCTGAGTGGCGTCTACGCGGCGGGCTACGAGGGCGACGAGGACTTCTCGGCCCTGCAACGCGACATCGACGCCTTTGCCGAAGCCGAGGGCCGCCGCCCGCGCATTCTGGTCGTCAAGATGGGGCAGGACGGGCACGACCGGGGCGCCAAAGTCATTGCCACCGGCTTTGCCGACCTGGGCTTCGACGTGGACGTGGGTCCGCTGTTCCAGACCCCCGAGGAAGCGGCGCGGCAGGCCGTCGAAAACGACGTGCACGTGGTCGGCGTTTCCAGTCAGGCGGCGGGCCACAAGACGCTGGTGCCGCAGCTCATTCAGGCGCTGAGGGCCGAGGGCGCGGACGACATTCTGGTGGTCGTCGGCGGCGTGATTCCCCAGCAGGACTACCCGGCCCTGCGCGAAGCGGGCGCGGCGGGCATCTTCGGCCCCGGCACGCCGATCATGCAAAGTGCGCGGGAAGTGCTGGAACTGCTCAGGAAGTGAGGGCGGTCAGGGGGCGGCTGGCTTGCGGGCTGGCCGCTTTTTTCTGGGGGTAAAAGATGAGACGAGTGGCTTTCACAGTGGCGCTGCTGGCTCTGGCCCAGGCACAGGGGGCGGCGGCGGACCCGATTCCAGGGATTCGGCAGAACTATCAGGCGGTGAATGCGGCAGTTGCGGCGGGTAAATTCAGGGCGAGTCACAAGGATTTCGGTTACTGCGGTCCCGCCCGAAATTCCGAACGGACCCTCTGGACCGACGGGCGCGGTGTTCCACGCAAATATGTGGAATCGGGCGGCAGTGACGACTCGTTCGTCAAGCTCTCCGCCTATCTGGACGGTCAGGGCCGGGTCAACTTCGTTCTCATCGAACGCAACGATATCTGGGGGCAAAGCGACACCCTGCGCCTCTATTACAACGGTGCCGGGCAAGTCGTCCGGCGTCTGGCGAGTTCTTCATGGGCGCTGGAGTGGGAAAGGTGGGTCGTGCGTGACGTGCGGCGAGCGTTTGGGGCAGCGTCTCCCTGTTCGCGCTGATTCGACAGCCCTTCCCCTCCGGGCCTATCCTGCCCCCCATGCTGTCCCGCGCTGTCGCCCACATCTCTGCCGCTGCCCTTGACCACAACCTGAGCACCCTCGCACAGCGCAGCGGCACCCGGCTGCTGCTGCCCGTCAAGGCGGACGCCTACGGGCACGGCATGGAGGTTGTCGCGCGGCGGGCGGCGGCGCACCCGGACGTGTGGGGGCTGGCGGTGGCGACCCCCGCCGAGGCCGAAACGCTGGCGCGGCTGAACCTGGGCAGGCCGGTGCTGCTGCTCACGCCGCCTGCGCCGGAGGAGGTGGGGCCGCTGGCCGACCTCGGCGTGCGGTTGCCGGTGGGCACGCTGGCCGAGGTGGACGCCCTGCCTGCCCACGCGCAGGCGCACCTGAAGGTGGACACCGGCATGAACCGCCTGGGGGCGCGGCCCGCCGACGCGGTGGCGGTGGGGCGGGCGCTGGCCGGACGCGGGCAACTCGAAGGTATTTACACCCATTTCGCCACGGCGGACGAACCCGATTTGACCTTTGCCCGGACCCAGCTGGGCCGCTTCCGCGCCGTGCTGGACGCGCTGCCCCCGGCCCTGGCCCACTGCGCCAACGGGGGCGGCGTCCTCAGCTTCGGGCAGATAGAGGGCATGAGTCTGGCCCGGCCAGGGCTGGCGGCCTACGGCTACGTGCCGGAGCACCTGCGCCGCGTCTGCCCGCTGCGCCCGGTGATGACCGTGCGGGCACGGGTCAACCAGCACCACACCGTGTATCCCGGCGAAACGGTCAGTTACGGCGCCCTGTGGCGGGCGGAGCGCGAAACCGAGGTCGCGGTGGTCGGCATGGGCTACGCCGACGGCTACCCCCGGAACGCCACGCTGAAGGCCGAAGTCCTTATCGGCGGAGAGCGCCGCCCGGTGCTGGGGCGCATCTGCATGGACCAGTTCATGGTGGACGTGACCGGGCTGGACGTGCAGCCCGGCGACTGGGCCGAGCTGTGGGGCGAAGGCGACCTGACCGCGACGGAGGTGGCCCGCTGGGGCGAGGTCATCGAATATGAGCTGCTGACGGGCGTGGGAGGCCGGGTCGAGCGGCGGCTGGCGTAGGGGAGAGGGGCGCGCGGGCCTTCTTCCGTCAAATGTTCGGGCGCTTCCCCTTCGTCCGAAGCCTCATACTCATGAGTTGCATTGAGTGAATAGTCCCAATAAGCACGTCTGGGACGTGCTTTTCTGTCTTGCGTGACCAAAAAGAAAAACTCGCTCCCAGACGTACAGGAATTCTACCGCGCCCTGGAGGCCGAATTGACCCCGACGAAATGGCGCACGTTCGAGGGCACCTTGAGCATGTTTCTCGAAGGGGGAAGTCGCAAGCAACTCCGTCAGGTCAAGACCTGCTCACCCAGCACTGTCAGCCGACTGCTCAATACAATGAACACCCAACCACTGGAAAAAGCGCGTCTGCGCTTCCAAGTGAAGGCTCTCCGTGCTGCTTATGACCGTCT is from Deinococcus wulumuqiensis R12 and encodes:
- a CDS encoding TetR/AcrR family transcriptional regulator — encoded protein: MKVDRQEQDEARRTRIARAAFELFARTGLDSVSAQDIARAAFVSRTNLYRYFPSKTHMLLAHFERTVGETRAEALRRLSSGAAPQAVWQLVTARMADLGVRYQHLVGAVGQAVLGRSRPGEGAAGGPLAQEWQTAQTLVSLVEPVLSAMRQQGKLRPDADTRFLAALLVDACLMSLLHGGHRNQREVLLDWQDRFLLLMQGALQPKPGTGALPPLDPQGDDPPGNSHESEK
- a CDS encoding glycosyltransferase family 2 protein, producing the protein MSVGTSASPTPRVAVVIPAYNEQETVGNVVRAALTLTPEVVVASDGSADATAQVARTAGAKVVELLENAGKGPALAAALQATDAEYVVMLDADLQGLTREHLDVLLRPVLDGSLDMTIGVFAGGSFASDFGNKMTPQLSGQRACRRDWLLGVPRLATERWPEPAITSHLKATDARWAYVELPQLAQVLKETKRGFWSGLGARSKMYGHLLTFWVRKRRGE
- the hpf gene encoding ribosome hibernation-promoting factor, HPF/YfiA family, whose amino-acid sequence is MQIYQLSGRNVEVTEAMREYVQEKLSRLDRYNDQITDARVTLTVRDVRNNERRNRVEVQLNVPHGIIRAEEHHADMYAAIDKASDVLERQLRKFKTRYMKQRQEGRPEPLPGPAEAAVANGGDMDDVTEFHPEIVRQKRFELRPMSAEDAVVQMEALGHDFYVFQDMQGQTGVVYRRKDGHYGLIGAN
- a CDS encoding class I SAM-dependent methyltransferase, translated to MNYDDLASIYDQQYDSYRDDLHFYAGLAERVGGRVLEIGAGSGRVTSFLTRRGVRVLGVEPSGEMRARAQARAAREGVTLDIVEGSVQTFRSDERFGLIVAPFNALMHLYTPAEQLAALQNIRAHLAAGGQFVFDLYVPRFGAMNTLRHEGETFHAPDGSRTDLFLLQRHDAPRQLITTEYFADTAAPDGTLRRAHHTLTQRYFSRFEMEWLLRCAGFETPRVTGSFQGGPLTEASEVMVFQARADSSPA
- the scpA gene encoding methylmalonyl-CoA mutase translates to MTDLSAWKAVARKDLKGAEPETLSRETPEGLTLKPLYTRADTAGLNTDTLPGLPPYTRGPRATMYAARPWTIRQYAGFSTAEESNAFYRRNLAAGQKGLSVAFDLATHRGYDSDHPRVVGDVGKAGVAIDSVEDMKILFDDIPLSEMSVSMTMNGAVLPILAGYIVAGLEQGARLDELSGTIQNDILKEFMVRNTYIYPPEPSMRIIADIIEYTAQHMPRFNSISISGYHLQEAGANAALELAYTLSDGLEYVRAALGKGLDVDTFAPRLSFFFAIGMNFYTEVAKLRAARLLWDELMSQFQPKNPMSRALRTHCQTSGWSLTEQDPYNNVIRTAVEAMAAVFGGTQSLHTNSFDEAIGLPTDFSARIARNTQLIIQEETGIPHVIDPWGGSYLMERLTHDLADKARELMREVEQLGGMAKAIESGVPKLRIEESAARKQARIDRGEDVIVGVNKYRPTQDTPVDVLDIDNAAVRESQIARLNRVRAERDTAAVQKALTALTEAARSSTGNLLALSVEAMRVRCTLGEVSDALEKVWGRHQAEVRTLSGVYAAGYEGDEDFSALQRDIDAFAEAEGRRPRILVVKMGQDGHDRGAKVIATGFADLGFDVDVGPLFQTPEEAARQAVENDVHVVGVSSQAAGHKTLVPQLIQALRAEGADDILVVVGGVIPQQDYPALREAGAAGIFGPGTPIMQSAREVLELLRK
- the alr gene encoding alanine racemase is translated as MLSRAVAHISAAALDHNLSTLAQRSGTRLLLPVKADAYGHGMEVVARRAAAHPDVWGLAVATPAEAETLARLNLGRPVLLLTPPAPEEVGPLADLGVRLPVGTLAEVDALPAHAQAHLKVDTGMNRLGARPADAVAVGRALAGRGQLEGIYTHFATADEPDLTFARTQLGRFRAVLDALPPALAHCANGGGVLSFGQIEGMSLARPGLAAYGYVPEHLRRVCPLRPVMTVRARVNQHHTVYPGETVSYGALWRAERETEVAVVGMGYADGYPRNATLKAEVLIGGERRPVLGRICMDQFMVDVTGLDVQPGDWAELWGEGDLTATEVARWGEVIEYELLTGVGGRVERRLA